A portion of the Streptomyces sp. NBC_01335 genome contains these proteins:
- a CDS encoding 5-dehydro-4-deoxyglucarate dehydratase, with protein sequence MTSAPLAARLTAVAGPLFFPVTAYGPDGDVDLAAFRRHVRAGIDAGAAAVFACCGTGEFHALTPAEFGRVVAAAVEETAGQVPVVAGAGYGTALAVEYAKLAEAAGADGLLAMPPYLVVADQRGLLAHYTALAAATSLETIVYQRDNAVFTPETVVALARTPGIIGLKDGVGDLDLMQRIVSAVRTALPGGDFLYFNGLPTAELTGLAYRGIGVTLYSSAVFAFAPDIALAFYRALASGDDAFADALLDRFYRPLVELRAKGRGYAVSLVKAAVRLQGLDVGEVRTPLTEPPAAHVKELAQIIDDGRALLAERAVGGGA encoded by the coding sequence GTGACCTCAGCCCCCCTCGCCGCCCGGCTCACCGCAGTCGCCGGGCCGCTCTTCTTCCCCGTCACCGCGTACGGCCCGGACGGGGACGTGGACCTCGCCGCGTTCCGCCGTCACGTCCGGGCGGGCATCGACGCCGGCGCGGCGGCGGTCTTCGCCTGCTGCGGCACCGGCGAGTTCCACGCGCTGACCCCCGCCGAGTTCGGGCGGGTCGTCGCCGCGGCGGTCGAGGAGACCGCCGGACAGGTACCCGTCGTCGCCGGGGCCGGCTACGGCACCGCCCTGGCGGTGGAGTACGCCAAGCTCGCCGAGGCGGCCGGTGCGGACGGGCTCCTCGCCATGCCCCCGTACCTCGTCGTCGCCGACCAGCGGGGGCTGCTCGCGCACTACACCGCGCTGGCCGCGGCGACGAGCCTGGAGACGATCGTCTACCAGCGCGACAACGCCGTCTTCACCCCCGAGACCGTCGTCGCCCTGGCCCGTACGCCCGGCATCATCGGCCTCAAGGACGGGGTCGGCGACCTGGACCTGATGCAGCGCATCGTCAGCGCCGTCCGCACCGCGCTGCCCGGCGGCGACTTCCTGTACTTCAACGGGCTGCCCACCGCCGAACTCACCGGTCTCGCCTACCGGGGCATCGGGGTCACGCTCTACTCCTCCGCCGTCTTCGCCTTCGCCCCCGACATCGCGCTCGCCTTCTACCGCGCGCTCGCATCGGGCGACGACGCGTTCGCCGACGCCCTGCTGGACCGGTTCTACCGGCCGCTGGTCGAACTGCGCGCCAAGGGGCGCGGCTACGCCGTCTCCCTGGTCAAGGCCGCCGTACGGCTCCAGGGGCTCGACGTCGGCGAGGTGCGCACCCCGCTCACCGAACCGCCCGCCGCGCACGTCAAGGAGCTCGCCCAGATCATCGACGACGGCCGGGCCCTGCTGGCGGAGCGAGCCGTGGGAGGCGGGGCGTGA
- a CDS encoding S8 family serine peptidase yields the protein MHLPRSSRRRSAALVAAALTTAGLLIGPPAAAAADAAPSPKVDSALLTAVDGGGEATFFVTLKDQADLSSAKKQKSHAARAKAAYGELRAHAKSSQKSLNSFLDKEKVSHEGYWIANTVKVTGDQDLINQLAKRSDVASIVPERHYQLDDIETSDAKITTSRTNPSVKGSSAKSATDSSANGDETPEWGVADINADDVWNQYDDRGEGIVIASVDSGVQFDHPDLVAQYRGNNGDGTFTHDYNFYDPSGTCAADGTPCDNNGHGTHTMGTMVGKHGIGIAPNAKWIAAKGCESSQCTDEYLLAAGQWILAPTDHNGQNPRPDLAPNIVNNSWGGDDTTFYQDIVEAWNSAGIFEAFAAGNDGDGTTCSTAHAPGSQAPSYGVGAYDANGKIASFSGFGPSLVDGSAKPNISAPGVNVESTWPGSSYNTENGTSMATPHVAGAVALLWSAAPSLIGDIQGTRDLLNQGARDVDDTHCGGTADMNNVWGQGKLDILASVDKAPHTAGTVSGKVTDKATGTAVSGAVVKATNATYGTRTVTTGADGTYRLSLNPGTYDFALSGYGYATAQVAGVEITENQALTQDIALSAVASHKVTGTVLDVTGKALPGATVELTGSPVPSVVTNAKGKYTLPKVAEGAYTLTVKPTAPVLCNGIFTGATTVAAADLTKDVQVPARTDATGNSCAPAAYSWIAGSKKVALTGDEDATTISLPFPVKLYGVSYSTTSVTTDGMLNFLAPRVGDYANTTLPTEYNPNGFIAPLWDDLTLDKKSSVQTATTGTKGSRKFAVVWNDAAYANGTTGRATFEAVFDEATGAVTLQYKSVADLGAGATVGIQNQAGTDALQYAYNQSVITAGSAIRFTQGAK from the coding sequence ATGCACCTGCCCCGATCGTCCCGGCGCAGATCCGCCGCGCTGGTGGCCGCCGCGCTCACCACCGCCGGTCTGCTGATCGGCCCGCCGGCCGCGGCTGCCGCCGACGCCGCGCCGTCCCCGAAGGTCGACTCCGCCCTGCTGACCGCCGTCGACGGCGGTGGCGAGGCGACCTTCTTCGTCACGCTGAAGGACCAGGCGGACCTGTCCTCCGCCAAGAAGCAGAAGTCCCACGCGGCCCGTGCGAAGGCCGCGTACGGCGAACTGCGCGCCCACGCCAAGTCCAGCCAGAAGTCGCTCAACTCTTTCCTCGACAAGGAAAAGGTGAGCCACGAAGGTTACTGGATCGCGAACACCGTCAAGGTGACCGGTGACCAGGACCTGATCAATCAGCTGGCGAAGCGCTCGGACGTCGCGAGCATCGTGCCGGAGCGGCACTACCAGCTCGACGACATCGAGACCTCCGACGCGAAGATCACCACGTCGCGCACGAACCCTTCGGTCAAGGGCTCGTCGGCCAAGAGCGCCACGGATTCGTCCGCGAACGGTGACGAGACCCCCGAGTGGGGCGTCGCCGACATCAACGCCGACGACGTGTGGAACCAGTACGACGACCGCGGCGAGGGCATCGTCATCGCCAGCGTCGACTCGGGCGTGCAGTTCGACCACCCCGACCTGGTGGCCCAGTACCGGGGCAACAACGGCGACGGCACCTTCACGCACGACTACAACTTCTACGACCCGTCCGGGACCTGCGCCGCCGACGGCACCCCGTGCGACAACAACGGTCACGGCACCCACACCATGGGCACCATGGTCGGCAAGCACGGCATCGGCATCGCCCCGAACGCCAAGTGGATCGCCGCCAAGGGCTGCGAGTCGAGCCAGTGCACGGACGAGTACCTGCTCGCCGCCGGCCAGTGGATCCTCGCCCCGACCGACCACAACGGGCAGAACCCGCGCCCGGACCTGGCGCCGAACATCGTCAACAACTCCTGGGGCGGCGACGACACGACGTTCTACCAGGACATCGTCGAGGCCTGGAACTCCGCGGGCATCTTCGAGGCGTTCGCGGCCGGCAACGACGGTGACGGCACCACCTGCTCCACCGCCCACGCACCCGGTTCCCAGGCGCCCTCCTACGGCGTCGGCGCGTACGACGCGAACGGCAAGATCGCGTCCTTCTCCGGTTTCGGCCCGTCGCTGGTCGACGGTTCGGCGAAGCCGAACATCTCGGCGCCGGGCGTGAACGTCGAGTCGACGTGGCCGGGTTCTTCGTACAACACGGAGAACGGCACCTCCATGGCCACCCCGCACGTGGCGGGCGCTGTCGCCCTCCTGTGGTCGGCGGCCCCGTCGCTGATCGGTGACATCCAGGGCACGCGTGACCTGCTCAACCAGGGCGCCCGTGACGTCGACGACACCCACTGCGGTGGCACCGCCGACATGAACAACGTCTGGGGCCAGGGCAAGCTCGACATCCTCGCGTCCGTCGACAAGGCCCCGCACACCGCGGGCACCGTCAGCGGCAAGGTCACCGACAAGGCCACCGGCACCGCCGTCTCCGGCGCCGTCGTCAAGGCCACCAACGCCACCTACGGCACCCGTACGGTCACCACCGGCGCCGACGGCACGTACCGCCTGTCGCTCAACCCGGGCACGTACGACTTCGCGCTCAGCGGCTACGGCTACGCGACCGCCCAGGTCGCCGGCGTCGAGATCACCGAGAACCAGGCGCTGACGCAGGACATCGCGCTCTCCGCCGTCGCCTCGCACAAGGTCACCGGCACCGTCCTGGACGTCACCGGCAAGGCCCTGCCCGGCGCGACCGTCGAGCTGACCGGCTCCCCGGTCCCCTCGGTGGTCACCAACGCCAAGGGCAAGTACACGCTGCCGAAGGTCGCCGAGGGTGCCTACACCCTGACCGTGAAGCCGACCGCGCCGGTCCTGTGCAACGGCATCTTCACCGGTGCCACCACCGTCGCCGCCGCCGACCTGACCAAGGACGTCCAGGTCCCGGCCCGCACCGACGCCACCGGCAACAGCTGCGCCCCGGCCGCCTACTCCTGGATCGCCGGTTCGAAGAAGGTCGCCCTGACCGGTGACGAGGACGCCACGACGATCTCGCTGCCCTTCCCGGTGAAGCTGTACGGGGTCTCGTACTCCACGACCTCCGTCACCACCGACGGCATGCTGAACTTCCTGGCGCCGCGCGTCGGCGACTACGCGAACACCACGCTGCCGACCGAGTACAACCCCAACGGCTTCATCGCCCCGCTCTGGGACGACCTGACGCTCGACAAGAAGTCGTCCGTCCAGACCGCCACCACCGGCACCAAGGGCAGCCGCAAGTTCGCCGTCGTCTGGAACGACGCGGCCTACGCGAACGGCACCACCGGGCGCGCCACCTTCGAGGCCGTCTTCGACGAGGCCACCGGCGCGGTGACCCTCCAGTACAAGTCGGTCGCGGACCTGGGTGCGGGTGCCACGGTCGGCATCCAGAACCAGGCCGGCACCGACGCCCTCCAGTACGCCTACAACCAGTCGGTCATCACCGCCGGTTCGGCGATCCGCTTCACGCAGGGAGCCAAGTGA
- a CDS encoding TerD family protein has protein sequence MTAMTPGSNIPLSAVRVAVDVAAPVRLDVSGLLLSADGKVRSDDDFIFYNQPSGPGVTYRSGGGTAPDSIVVDTGAVPPGIEKIVVTASPDAAGQTFQGIEPTATVRDADSGSALATFTPPRLGTETALVVIEIYRRQGAWKARAVGQGYADGLAGIATDFGVTVEEPAAQPAPPAPAAQAYPQTAPPAAPAYPQAAPVDPRIAPPMPSAPPAPPAAAPAPAASGKINLDKGRVSLQKNQTVSLVKGGRPLLSQVKMGLGWEPAFRGKDIDLDASVIAYGPDRKHLDSCYFGKLSILNGAIKHSGDNLTGEGAGDDEVIVVDLGRIPAEATGLVFTVNSFTGQKFTEVAKAYCRLLDAATGEELVRFDLSSTEPQTGVMMAKLIKQFTGEWEMTAMGEFVKSRTVRGMVKPAAAAL, from the coding sequence ATGACCGCAATGACCCCCGGCTCGAACATCCCTCTCTCCGCCGTCCGCGTGGCGGTGGACGTCGCCGCCCCGGTGCGGCTCGACGTCTCGGGCCTGCTGCTCTCCGCCGACGGCAAGGTCCGCTCCGACGACGACTTCATCTTCTACAACCAGCCCTCGGGCCCCGGAGTGACCTACCGCTCCGGCGGCGGCACGGCGCCGGACTCGATCGTGGTCGACACCGGGGCGGTGCCGCCGGGGATCGAGAAGATCGTCGTCACCGCGAGCCCCGACGCGGCGGGCCAGACCTTCCAGGGCATCGAGCCCACCGCCACCGTGCGCGACGCCGACAGCGGCAGCGCCCTCGCGACGTTCACCCCGCCGCGTCTGGGCACCGAGACGGCGCTCGTGGTCATCGAGATCTACCGCCGCCAGGGCGCCTGGAAGGCCCGCGCGGTCGGCCAGGGATACGCCGACGGCCTGGCGGGCATCGCCACGGACTTCGGCGTGACGGTCGAGGAGCCCGCCGCCCAGCCCGCTCCCCCGGCCCCCGCCGCGCAGGCGTACCCGCAGACGGCTCCCCCGGCCGCACCGGCGTACCCGCAGGCCGCGCCCGTGGACCCGAGGATCGCACCGCCGATGCCGTCGGCGCCGCCCGCGCCCCCGGCCGCCGCGCCGGCTCCCGCGGCCTCCGGGAAGATCAACCTCGACAAGGGCCGGGTCAGCCTCCAGAAGAACCAGACGGTCTCGCTGGTCAAGGGCGGCCGGCCGCTGCTCTCGCAGGTCAAGATGGGCCTCGGCTGGGAGCCCGCGTTCCGGGGCAAGGACATCGACCTGGACGCCTCGGTGATCGCGTACGGCCCCGACCGCAAGCACCTGGACAGCTGCTACTTCGGCAAGCTGTCCATCCTCAACGGCGCGATCAAGCACTCCGGCGACAACCTCACCGGCGAGGGCGCGGGGGACGACGAGGTGATCGTCGTGGACCTCGGCCGCATCCCTGCGGAGGCCACGGGTCTCGTCTTCACGGTGAACTCCTTCACCGGCCAGAAGTTCACCGAGGTGGCGAAGGCGTACTGCCGGCTGCTCGACGCGGCCACCGGCGAGGAGCTGGTCCGCTTCGACCTGAGCAGCACGGAGCCGCAGACCGGCGTGATGATGGCCAAGCTGATCAAGCAGTTCACCGGCGAGTGGGAGATGACCGCCATGGGCGAGTTCGTGAAGTCACGCACCGTACGCGGCATGGTGAAGCCCGCGGCCGCGGCGCTCTAG
- a CDS encoding FG-GAP repeat domain-containing protein has translation MRNLHSRRGVQLASALVAAGLCLSIAPQALAADDGDGVLKLTAAQAQQLTADVALDPYGDAAENQVSPQAEDAPASGTDAPSSGSGSSLDGTSTDAATDAAAPVTFTGTSSLEGVLGMGATVPVGKNGDYFTVHGRGNVQLHTADGESVWERTNNSYYTDWQVKALRPWQPEPFPVRIMMGYNAVSPFTPSSDSGYSTGDLTGDGVDDIVFSASVGILSYRPFTSPGSSLPNGTFVTILDGKTGKTVWSKLYDYATMVKIVDGTLLVADAPRMNMNSPAADTAKLYGIRFSSADGKLTPSSTWTYDTGEAGDAAWGDIQDLGKGKVAVSWDRAMTSTVEGRGHTLALNVADGSVTWKTDSLLYSRQLRVDAGRKRLVAIEQSDVNDAVKYEVAAYDLKTGNRTTLDSRVNVLPTALTIGDLTAKAGDEYVVAESSLDNYLQVNANTVRVVNGDAPGKLLWSQTTKRDAGNSQDGPNVWRLQVADGKLVVAGDDDRMISGSQNSGGERFAATTVYSGKGAVVWQNKGLTGAPMYQDVFSDAEGTHVRVIDQSQNIRTFKLGNGKQQSITPLQADISYAQTADVNKDGKSDVVMAGSSDGVWAYSGPSLVSGKPEKLWSATVPGAVHDMQKGDVNGDGKDEIVVAADSAVVVLNARTGKTLATIDSGGQFVHSVKLADLDGDGEQDIVVPTNTLNAYYGDGHKIWSYAAPKDLGDVVFSDPSVLDGKVYTSYSKVDSINLADPGANAVALNAKTGKTKWSIAPEVPAASTDGVVHAALTYKGTFASPEIPYADGHAVVYTWDIQSQAGLGATDASAPHTYMEIRDGRTGKVVHSTTMGGLWTHGGFFTDDGVLYQAGTSSFRKFSGEGTEDEKAGVLGQSYNGAFATGPGGRKLLIVGGEGSVGAYTGDADFFASEDSFQGSLGGANLIGARNFLAADLDGDGTDEVLSLQGDDYGSDRLAEDLGGRYLLDDNGIHQVATYKLS, from the coding sequence ATGAGAAACCTCCACTCGCGGCGGGGCGTCCAGCTCGCCTCCGCCCTGGTCGCCGCCGGGCTCTGCCTGAGCATCGCCCCGCAGGCCCTGGCCGCCGACGACGGTGACGGCGTCCTGAAGCTGACGGCCGCCCAGGCGCAGCAGCTGACCGCCGATGTCGCCCTGGACCCGTACGGTGACGCGGCCGAGAACCAGGTCAGCCCCCAGGCGGAGGACGCGCCCGCGTCCGGTACGGACGCGCCGTCCTCCGGCTCCGGTTCCTCGCTGGACGGCACGTCCACCGATGCCGCCACCGACGCCGCCGCCCCGGTCACCTTCACCGGCACCTCCTCCCTGGAGGGCGTGCTGGGCATGGGCGCGACCGTGCCCGTCGGCAAGAACGGCGACTACTTCACCGTCCACGGCCGGGGCAACGTGCAGCTGCACACCGCGGACGGCGAGTCCGTGTGGGAGCGCACGAACAACTCGTACTACACGGACTGGCAGGTCAAGGCCCTGCGCCCGTGGCAGCCCGAGCCGTTCCCGGTGCGGATCATGATGGGCTACAACGCGGTCTCGCCGTTCACGCCCTCCTCCGACTCCGGCTACTCCACGGGCGACCTGACCGGTGACGGCGTCGACGACATCGTCTTCTCGGCGAGCGTCGGCATCCTGTCCTACCGCCCGTTCACCTCGCCCGGCTCGTCGCTGCCCAACGGCACCTTCGTGACCATCCTCGACGGCAAGACCGGCAAGACGGTGTGGTCGAAGCTGTACGACTACGCCACCATGGTCAAGATCGTCGACGGCACGCTGCTCGTCGCCGACGCGCCCCGGATGAACATGAACTCTCCGGCCGCCGACACGGCGAAGCTGTACGGCATCCGCTTCTCCTCGGCGGACGGCAAGCTGACTCCGTCGTCCACGTGGACGTACGACACCGGTGAGGCGGGCGACGCCGCCTGGGGCGACATCCAGGACCTCGGCAAGGGCAAGGTCGCCGTCTCGTGGGACCGGGCGATGACCAGCACGGTGGAGGGCCGGGGTCACACCCTCGCCCTGAACGTGGCGGACGGCTCGGTCACCTGGAAGACCGACAGCCTGCTCTACAGCCGTCAGCTGCGCGTCGACGCCGGCCGCAAGCGGCTCGTCGCCATCGAGCAGTCCGACGTCAACGACGCGGTGAAGTACGAGGTCGCCGCGTACGACCTGAAGACCGGCAACCGTACGACGCTGGACAGCCGGGTCAACGTGCTGCCCACCGCTCTGACGATCGGTGACCTCACCGCCAAGGCGGGCGACGAGTACGTGGTCGCCGAGTCCTCCCTGGACAACTACCTCCAGGTGAACGCCAACACGGTGCGTGTCGTGAACGGCGACGCGCCCGGCAAGCTGCTGTGGTCGCAGACGACCAAGCGCGACGCCGGGAACAGCCAGGACGGGCCGAACGTCTGGCGTCTCCAGGTCGCCGACGGCAAGCTCGTCGTCGCGGGCGACGACGACCGCATGATCTCCGGGTCGCAGAACTCCGGCGGCGAACGCTTCGCCGCGACGACCGTGTACTCGGGCAAGGGCGCCGTCGTCTGGCAGAACAAGGGCCTCACCGGCGCGCCGATGTACCAGGACGTCTTCAGCGACGCCGAGGGCACCCACGTCCGGGTCATCGACCAGAGCCAGAACATCCGTACGTTCAAGCTCGGCAACGGCAAGCAGCAGAGCATCACGCCGCTCCAGGCGGACATCTCCTACGCGCAGACCGCCGACGTGAACAAGGACGGCAAGTCCGACGTGGTGATGGCCGGTTCGTCGGACGGCGTGTGGGCCTACTCCGGTCCCTCGCTCGTCTCCGGCAAGCCCGAGAAGCTGTGGAGCGCCACGGTTCCCGGCGCGGTGCACGACATGCAGAAGGGTGACGTCAACGGGGACGGCAAGGACGAGATCGTCGTCGCCGCCGACTCCGCCGTGGTCGTCCTCAACGCCAGGACCGGCAAGACGCTGGCCACCATCGACAGCGGCGGCCAGTTCGTCCACTCGGTGAAGCTCGCCGACCTCGACGGCGACGGCGAGCAGGACATCGTCGTCCCGACGAACACCCTGAACGCCTACTACGGCGACGGGCACAAGATCTGGTCGTACGCGGCGCCCAAGGACCTCGGTGACGTGGTCTTCTCCGACCCGTCGGTCCTGGACGGCAAGGTCTACACCTCGTACTCCAAGGTCGACTCGATCAACCTGGCCGACCCGGGGGCGAACGCGGTCGCGCTCAACGCCAAGACCGGCAAGACGAAGTGGAGCATCGCGCCGGAGGTCCCGGCCGCGTCGACCGACGGGGTCGTCCACGCCGCGCTGACGTACAAGGGCACCTTCGCCTCCCCGGAGATCCCGTACGCCGACGGCCACGCGGTCGTCTACACCTGGGACATCCAGTCGCAGGCCGGCCTCGGCGCCACCGACGCCAGCGCCCCGCACACCTACATGGAGATCCGCGACGGCCGCACCGGCAAGGTCGTGCACTCCACGACCATGGGCGGCCTGTGGACGCACGGCGGCTTCTTCACCGACGACGGCGTCCTCTACCAGGCGGGCACCTCGTCCTTCCGGAAGTTCTCCGGTGAGGGCACCGAAGACGAGAAGGCCGGGGTGCTCGGGCAGTCCTACAACGGCGCCTTCGCCACCGGCCCCGGCGGCCGGAAGCTGCTGATCGTCGGCGGGGAGGGCTCCGTCGGCGCCTACACCGGGGACGCGGACTTCTTCGCGAGCGAGGACTCCTTCCAGGGGTCTCTCGGCGGCGCCAACCTGATCGGCGCCCGCAACTTCCTCGCCGCCGACCTCGACGGCGACGGCACCGACGAGGTGCTCTCGCTCCAGGGCGACGACTACGGCTCGGACCGGCTCGCCGAAGACCTCGGCGGTCGCTACCTGCTCGACGACAACGGCATCCACCAGGTCGCCACGTACAAGCTCTCCTGA
- a CDS encoding NAD-dependent epimerase/dehydratase family protein: MPAPRTILLTGAAGGLGTLMRELLPAYGYELRLFDLVPIEGEPDAIVADLADREALREAVRGVDAIIHLAGISLEASFDKILRANVEGTYNLYEAAREEGVRRIVFASSNHAIGWTPAPAAGEPLIGVDTPRRPDTFYGLSKSFGEDLAQLYQDKHGVETVSVRIGSCFREPTSVRMLSVWMSPEDGARLFHAALTAPDVAHTVVYGSSANTRLWWDLSTARALGYEPEDDSERFAEKLVAEFGELDPADPAQTHVGGPFVTDPPIWPY, encoded by the coding sequence TTGCCCGCTCCCCGCACGATTCTGCTCACCGGAGCCGCCGGCGGTCTCGGCACGCTGATGCGCGAGCTGCTCCCGGCGTACGGATACGAGCTGCGCCTCTTCGACCTCGTGCCGATCGAGGGCGAGCCGGACGCGATCGTGGCCGACCTGGCCGACCGGGAGGCGCTGCGCGAAGCCGTACGCGGCGTCGACGCGATCATCCACCTCGCCGGCATCTCACTGGAAGCCTCCTTCGACAAGATCCTGCGCGCCAACGTCGAGGGCACGTACAACCTGTACGAGGCGGCCCGCGAGGAGGGCGTGCGCCGGATCGTGTTCGCCTCCTCCAACCACGCGATCGGCTGGACCCCCGCCCCGGCGGCCGGTGAGCCGCTCATCGGTGTCGACACGCCCCGGCGTCCCGACACCTTCTACGGCCTCTCCAAGTCCTTCGGCGAGGACCTGGCCCAGCTCTACCAGGACAAGCACGGCGTCGAGACCGTCTCGGTCCGCATCGGCTCCTGCTTCCGCGAGCCGACGTCGGTGCGGATGCTCTCGGTCTGGATGAGCCCCGAGGACGGCGCCCGCCTCTTCCACGCGGCGCTCACCGCCCCGGACGTCGCCCACACGGTGGTCTACGGCTCCTCCGCCAACACCCGGCTGTGGTGGGACCTGTCGACCGCCCGGGCGCTCGGGTACGAGCCGGAGGACGACTCGGAGCGGTTCGCGGAGAAGCTGGTCGCCGAGTTCGGCGAGCTGGACCCGGCCGACCCGGCCCAGACGCACGTCGGCGGCCCCTTCGTCACCGACCCGCCGATCTGGCCGTACTGA